A genome region from Equus caballus isolate H_3958 breed thoroughbred chromosome 19, TB-T2T, whole genome shotgun sequence includes the following:
- the LOC138918851 gene encoding ral guanine nucleotide dissociation stimulator-like isoform X2: MFSCFLPPDQGSGSQKARRENLWRRCGRWLSSHAPHRWTFGRRSSQSVTQETGQQLSHDALDSTTLQEGKVPHAAKRGQGRLRAENPSPAKSKASRLVWTVQAGTRQKRVEHLVPAFLEGDTAYVHSFLCTYRGFATTRQVLELLFQRAISFILGAWLRWYPEDFIQPPDVPSLELLLAYIGLNMPGSELEHRARVLLSRLEQPEHTDAKTEAAAPPKDAEDPEDPAPSLPLGPSPAQSRTGILRATAGSRPSASTGSIPATTLSS; the protein is encoded by the exons atgttctcctgctttctcccgcctgaccagggctctggttcccagaaagcccgcagggagaacctttggagacgttgtggacgctggctcagctcccacgccccccaccgctggacctttggcaggaggtcctctcag agcgtcactcaggagacgggccagcagctgagccacgacgccctcgactccaccaccctgcaggaagggaaggtgccccacgctgccaagcgaggccagggccggctcagg gctgaaaatccatccccagcgaagagcaaagcgtcccgcctggtgtggaccgtccaggctggaacgcggcagaagcgagtggagcacctggtgcccgccttcctggagggcgacaccgcctacgtccacagcttcctgtgcacgtatagaggttttgccaccacacgacaggtgctggagcttctgtttcaaag ggccatctccttcattctgggcgcctggctccgatggtaccctgaggattttatccagcccccagatgttcccagcctggaactgctcttggcctacatcggtctcaatatgcccggctcggagctggagcaccgcgcccgcgttcttctttcccggctggagcagcctgagcacactgatgccaagactgagg ctgcagctccaccgaaagacgcggaagaccctgaagatccggcaccgtctctccctctcgggcccagcccagctcagagccgcacaggcatcttgcgagccacagccggctcaagaccttcagcaagcactggcagcatcccagccactaccctcagctcctga
- the LOC138918849 gene encoding ral guanine nucleotide dissociation stimulator-like, with amino-acid sequence MFSCFLPPDQGSGSQKARRENLLRRCGRWLSSHAPHRWTFGRRSSQSVTQETGQQLSHDALDSTTLQEGKVPHAAKRGQGRLRAENPSPAKSKASRLVWTVQAGTRQKRVEHLVPAFLEGDTAYVHSFLCTYRGFATTRQVLELLFQRYGCVLAYGDEDGGPLDQLKKAISFILGAWLRWYPEDFIQPPDVPSLELLLAYIGLNMPGSELEHRARVLLSRLEQPEHTDAKTEAAAPPKDAEDPEDPAPSLPLGPSPAQSRTGILRATAGSRPSASTGSIPATTLSS; translated from the exons atgttctcctgctttctcccgcctgaccagggctctggttcccagaaagcccgcagggagaaccttttgagacgttgtggacgctggctcagctcccacgccccccaccgctggacctttggcaggaggtcctctcag agcgtcactcaggagacgggccagcagctgagccacgacgccctcgactccaccaccctgcaggaagggaaggtgccccacgctgccaagcgaggccagggccggctcagg gctgaaaatccatccccagcgaagagcaaagcgtcccgcctggtgtggaccgtccaggctggaacgcggcagaagcgagtggagcacctggtgcccgccttcctggagggcgacaccgcctacgtccacagcttcctgtgcacgtatagaggttttgccaccacacgacaggtgctggagcttctgtttcaaag atacggttgtgtccttgcctatggcgatgaggacggcggacccctagaccaactcaaaaa ggccatctccttcattctgggcgcctggctccgatggtaccctgaggattttatccagcccccagatgttcccagcctggaactgctcttggcctacatcggtctcaatatgcccggctcggagctggagcaccgcgcccgcgttcttctttcccggctggagcagcctgagcacactgatgccaagactgagg ctgcagctccaccgaaagacgcggaagaccctgaagatccggcaccgtctctccctctggggcccagcccagctcagagccgcacaggcatcttgcgagccacagccggctcaagaccttcagcaagcactggcagcatcccagccactaccctcagctcctga
- the LOC138918851 gene encoding ral guanine nucleotide dissociation stimulator-like isoform X1: MFSCFLPPDQGSGSQKARRENLWRRCGRWLSSHAPHRWTFGRRSSQSVTQETGQQLSHDALDSTTLQEGKVPHAAKRGQGRLRAENPSPAKSKASRLVWTVQAGTRQKRVEHLVPAFLEGDTAYVHSFLCTYRGFATTRQVLELLFQRYGCVLAYGDEDGGPLDQLKKAISFILGAWLRWYPEDFIQPPDVPSLELLLAYIGLNMPGSELEHRARVLLSRLEQPEHTDAKTEAAAPPKDAEDPEDPAPSLPLGPSPAQSRTGILRATAGSRPSASTGSIPATTLSS, translated from the exons atgttctcctgctttctcccgcctgaccagggctctggttcccagaaagcccgcagggagaacctttggagacgttgtggacgctggctcagctcccacgccccccaccgctggacctttggcaggaggtcctctcag agcgtcactcaggagacgggccagcagctgagccacgacgccctcgactccaccaccctgcaggaagggaaggtgccccacgctgccaagcgaggccagggccggctcagg gctgaaaatccatccccagcgaagagcaaagcgtcccgcctggtgtggaccgtccaggctggaacgcggcagaagcgagtggagcacctggtgcccgccttcctggagggcgacaccgcctacgtccacagcttcctgtgcacgtatagaggttttgccaccacacgacaggtgctggagcttctgtttcaaag atacggttgtgtccttgcctatggcgatgaggacggcggacccctagaccaactcaaaaa ggccatctccttcattctgggcgcctggctccgatggtaccctgaggattttatccagcccccagatgttcccagcctggaactgctcttggcctacatcggtctcaatatgcccggctcggagctggagcaccgcgcccgcgttcttctttcccggctggagcagcctgagcacactgatgccaagactgagg ctgcagctccaccgaaagacgcggaagaccctgaagatccggcaccgtctctccctctcgggcccagcccagctcagagccgcacaggcatcttgcgagccacagccggctcaagaccttcagcaagcactggcagcatcccagccactaccctcagctcctga
- the LOC138918850 gene encoding ral guanine nucleotide dissociation stimulator-like, with protein MFSCFLPPDQGSGSQKARRENLWRRCGRWLSSHAPHRWTFGRRSSQSVTQETGQQLSHDALDSTTLQEGKVPHAAKRGQGRLRAENPSPAKSKASRLVWTVQAGTRQKRVEHLVPAFLEGDTAYVHSFLCTYRGFATTRQVLELLFQRYGCVLAYGDEDGGPLDQLKKAISFILGAWLRWYPEDFIQPPDVPSLELLLAYIGLNMPGSELEHRARVLLSRLEQPEHTDAKTEAAAPPKDAEDPEDPAPSLPLGPSPAQSRTGILRATAGSRPSASTGSIPATTLSS; from the exons atgttctcctgctttctcccgcctgaccagggctctggttcccagaaagcccgcagggagaacctttggagacgttgtggacgctggctcagctcccacgccccccaccgctggacctttggcaggaggtcctctcag agcgtcactcaggagacgggccagcagctgagccacgacgccctcgactccaccaccctgcaggaagggaaggtgccccacgctgccaagcgaggccagggccggctcagg gctgaaaatccatccccagcgaagagcaaagcgtcccgcctggtgtggaccgtccaggctggaacgcggcagaagcgagtggagcacctggtgcccgccttcctggagggcgacaccgcctacgtccacagcttcctgtgcacgtatagaggttttgccaccacacgacaggtgctggagcttctgtttcaaag atacggttgtgtccttgcctatggcgatgaggacggcggacccctagaccaactcaaaaa ggccatctccttcattctgggcgcctggctccgatggtaccctgaggattttatccagcccccagatgttcccagcctggaactgctcttggcctacatcggtctcaatatgcccggctcggagctggagcaccgcgcccgcgttcttctttcccggctggagcagcctgagcacactgatgccaagactgagg ctgcagctccaccgaaagacgcggaagaccctgaagatccggcaccgtctctccctctggggcccagcccagctcagagccgcacaggcatcttgcgagccacagccggctcaagaccttcagcaagcactggcagcatcccagccactaccctcagctcctga